One Leptospira andrefontaineae genomic window, ATAGGATCTTTGCAAACATTGCAGATAATAACATTCTCTCGGCTTTTTAAATCTGTTATCGCTTAGTTTTAAGAATAATAGAAAAAGTCCCTGTCTCATTGCAAATGGGATCGGTCTATAAGCGTCATACAATAGGCTGGAAATATCATAAAACGGGGTTCCCATTCTTGCATCTTGGAAATCGATCAATGTTAGTTCCCCGGAAGCAGAGAGCATGATGTTTCGAGCGTGAAAGTCCCGATGGCAGAATACCTTTTCCTTATATTCCGCTAAAAAACCAGCGGACTCTTCCAAGAAAAAAACAACCTCCGGTCTGAGTTTGGTCTTCAGTTTGAACAACTCGGAGAATTTCATATATGAAGAAAATGTAAACTTATTCTCGAAATTTAACTTTTCATAGTCGAATTCACGAGTGGAAACCGGAGCCTCCGGCCTTGTCTTTTGAAGTGAGACCAATAATTCTAAAGATTTTACTAAGAAGGTCCTATATTCCGCATCGTCTTGGATGGAGCTTAGATCAGAGTCTCCTTCGTCCGAGAGAAGCATAAGCTTATTGAATACATCGGTCTTATATATTTTAGGAACCCTGAATCCGTGGTGTTCTAAAAAATGCCCTACTTCTTGGAAATCGTGTTGAAAAACTTGATCCTTACATAGGATCTTTGTGGCGCCATCAGGATATGTTGCACGATAATATCTTCGCGCAGACGCTTCCGGATTGAGTGAGTCAATTTTTTCCGGAAACTTTCCGTCTATCACAAGGAAGCGAAAATCTATCTCACTTAAAATTTCGTTCATAGCCACGTATGGCTAGTTCTACAATTTGTCCGGAAAGACCAAGCGGAATTCAGTGCCTTTTTCCGGCTCGGAATCGATTTCTATTCGAATGCCAAATACGTCAGCTATCTCTTTTGCTACGAACATTCCGAGCCCTGTACCTTGGCCTGTCTTTTTAGTAGTAAAGTAGGGCTGGAAGATCTTATTCAAAATATCTTTGCTCATCCCGACCCCGTTATCCTTGATCTTAACCATAGGATGATGATTTTTATCTCCAACAGAGATCTCTATTCTTCCTTTATTATCCGTAGCATCCGCAGAATTCAAAAAGATATTAGAGAATAAAAGACTCAGCTGGTCTGCGTTAGAATGTACTAATGTTTTATCAGGACTTCTCTCAAATACAATCTCACAATATTTTAAACGAGTGGTCTTTCTGAAAACCTCTATGACGGATTCTACTAC contains:
- a CDS encoding phosphotransferase, giving the protein MNEILSEIDFRFLVIDGKFPEKIDSLNPEASARRYYRATYPDGATKILCKDQVFQHDFQEVGHFLEHHGFRVPKIYKTDVFNKLMLLSDEGDSDLSSIQDDAEYRTFLVKSLELLVSLQKTRPEAPVSTREFDYEKLNFENKFTFSSYMKFSELFKLKTKLRPEVVFFLEESAGFLAEYKEKVFCHRDFHARNIMLSASGELTLIDFQDARMGTPFYDISSLLYDAYRPIPFAMRQGLFLLFLKLSDNRFKKPRECYYLQCLQRSYKALGSYFMLVAEKKQDKYRQSVLNCLDNLLEIVQVGLFPDQLFLFFHLLKKELSDNTRFLEKL